The nucleotide window CCGCCTTTTGCGGAGCTGTTTTTTGTGGTACATAGGTAGCAATAAGAACGCCAAGTAAGATGAGGACACCTCCGCTGAAAAAGCTGATACTGATTGTTTCGTCTAATAAAAGCCAACCGAGTAAGCTCCCAACAAGCGGCTGTAAAAAGAAAAACAATGAACCAATTCCAGCATCCATGAGCTCCATGCCTTTGTTCCATAGAAAAAAGGCGGCGGCGGTGGAGGCAATCCCTAAATAGAAAATACCTGGCAGCATCGACATCGTAAATGTGATGTTTGTTGTGATGTACTCGGCTACCATCATGGGTGTGGTAAAGAGCCACGCAAAGAAAATAGCATATGTAGTAATGGTGAGGGATGACAAGGTTACGGAAGCGAGCTTGACATATACAGACAATAAAGCCCATGTCACTGCGGCACCTACTAAGAGAATCATGCCCGTTATACTCGCTGCAGTTCCGCCGTTCCACCCGACAACAACGATTACACCAAACGTCGCCATGATAGTCGACACTACTTTGCGAATGGTGAGTGCTTCCTTTAAAATTATGCGTGCAAATACAACAACAAACGCCGGCGTGGCAGAGGTGAGTAGTGCACCGGTGTGCGCATCGGACAATTTTGTACCGACAAATTGCAGGGCAATTGAAACGAAGTAACCGATAAAGCCAATCCACGCGAGTAAGAGCCAACTCCTTTTGTCGATTCTTTCTACCTTGTCCTTCGCGCTCCGCATTACAATAAATAAACAAAGAAACGCAACCAAATAGCGTAGCCACATTAAAGTAAACGGTGGCACGGTATGTAGCATATGTTTACTCACCACATACGTCCCGCCCCACAAAGCTGCGGCAAGTGACAAACAAACCGCACCTAATAATTTTGTATTCATTATGTTACCCTCCAAAAAAGACAGAATATTCAATTTATAATTATAGCATGTTTTGCACCAAAAGGATACGGAATTCACCGCCAGTAAGATGCTACCTGCTTATTTTACTTCGTATTCCCGCCAAAGAGGTCGGGACATAACTGAGTTATGTAACTCTAAAGCCGACAGAATAGAGAATAACGAACACTCATAAAGGAAAAATCCGAACTAGATCGAATTCTATGTAGAGAATTCCGACTAATAGTTCGGATTTTTCTTTGGCTGAAAACCTTTTGTCCCAGCCTCTTTTCACAGCATGTCCGTCCAGATTTTAATGGCAGTAGCCGCAATCAATATGGCCAGTATAACTTGCAGTACTTTTGTGTTCATCTTCTTGCCTGCCATCGCACCTACCGGAGAAGCAAGTAAACTTGCGATGACCATAATGAATGCAGGACCATAGTCAATTTGACCGGTTGTGATTTTGCCGACAGTGGCGCCGATTGATGAGATAAAGGTAATTGCTAGAGAAGAAGCGATGGTCATGCGCGTTGGTATTTTCAGCACAACAAGCATAATTGGTACCAATAAAAATGCACCTGCTGCGCCTACAATACCCGATCCCACACCAACGATAAAGGCTAGTATCGCCGCAACCCATTTATTAAAAGTAACCTGGTCAAACGGAATATCGTCGACATTTTTTTTCGGTACAAACATCATGATAGCGGCAATGAGTGCTAAGGTGCCATAAGTTACATTAATGCCGCTCTCGGTCATAAATCTAGAACCATATCCACCTACAAAACTACCTATTAAAATACTCGCGCCCATGTAGCCAATGAGCGTTTTATTCAAGTAACCGCCCTTTCTGTACGTCCACACACCGCCTATAGTAGCGAAAAAAACTTGAATTGCACTGATACCTGATACTTCGTATGCACTAAATGCGGCAATTCCAAATAGCGGTGGAATGTATAGAAGCATTGGATATTTAATAATCGAACCACCAATGCCAAGCATACCAGAAATATAAGAACCGATAAATCCGATTGAAAAGATAACAATGATAAATGTAGCATCCATGTAATACCCCTCCCTGTAACAAAAGGGAACCTCATATCGGTTCCCTTTTCAATTAGCCCTTTTGTATCCAAAATTTAAAGATACCGTTCTCTTCTGTATGTTGGAGTAATGTGTGTCCGCCAGATTTCGCCCAGGCAGTTAGATCATTTTTTGCCCCTTTATCTGTCGCATGTATCTCTAGCACTTCCCCTATTTGCAGTTCGTTAATCGCTTTCTTTGTTTTAATGATTGGCATTGGGCATGCTAAACCTTTTGCATCTAATACTTGTTTTACTTCCATGTTTCTTCCTCCTTATGATTTATCGTACCGCACAGCGGTTTGGACCGATTTCCATCTCGCGTTGCTGTTCTTCATCTGGTGTGATTTTACCCATGTTTGTTTGACGAATCTCTTGGTATGCATTCGGTTGCGGCGGCAGATTTTCCGTCACAAGCTTTCTAAATTCGTTTTGATCGGCAATATTTAAGCCGTGATTTTGTGCATACAACACACCTAGCTTTTCAGATACACTGCCATCTTCTTTAAGCTCTTCAATAATCATGAAGTGTGCAGGCAATACAAGCAAATCAGCTGACAGTTCTTTATAGCGTTTATACAAGCTTTCACGCAGATCATCAACCCAGTCCTCAGCTTTTCCAGCCAGGTCAGGTCTTCCGATGGAGTCGATGAACAAAATGTCACCTGTCAATAGGAACTGTCCATCCACAACGAAAGATGTAGAGCCGATCGTATGACCTGGTGAGTATAGAGCATGAATATCAATTGCCGTATCTCCAATCGTTACTACGGTTCCGTCCTCTAATGGTTGATAACTAAACACTACCTCTTCCGCATCTTTTGGAGGCAACCAATATGTTGCGTTTGTTTTTTCAGCGATTACACGTCCGCCGGAGATATGATCAGCATGCAGGTGCGTATCAAACACATGAACAATTTTCGCATGCAAGCTATTCGCAAAATCTAGGTATACATCTGTCATACGCGTTGCGTCAATAATGGCTGCTTCTCCGTTAGATATTACCATGTAAGATAGACAGCCTTTTCCGATGCGTACGAATTGGTAAATCTCCCCGCCGTTTTTTAGATCGCCAATTTTAACTGGCTCTAGGTGTTCACTCCAAGCCTTCATACCGCCTTTTAGATAGGAAACCGTAAGTCCCGCTTCAGAAAGCATCTCGGCCACCATGATAGAAGAACCTTCTTTCGCACAAACTACTAAAACTTCTTGATCAGTAGGAATGCGATCTAAGATTTCTTCTACACCGTCCAACAACTCAAAGTATGGCACATTTAAGTATGAAAAGTTTGCACCTTCAATTTTCCAATCATTGAAGTCACCTTCGTTACGAACATCTAGTACAAACAGTTTTTCTTTATTAAATACCTTTTTTGTTACTTCCTTTGTAGTCATTACATGAACAGTCATTCAAATTACCCCCTTAGGTATATTTTGTGATAAAAAAATTTGGCACAGGAACGTAACTTAGTTCGTTACGCCCGTTGTTTTTCCGGACCATTGGCTCATGCCCGGTATAACATTCACTACATGCGTGAAGCCGTTTTCTATCAGCTTTTGTGCAGCTAAATCACTACGATTTCCTGTACGACATACGACAAAAATTTCATTGCTTTTGTTTAACTCATGCATACGGTTTTCAAGCTCTCCAAGTGGGATAGACACTGCATTCGGAATGTGTTTGAATGCATATTCCGCAGCTTCGCGTACATCCAGCACAACGATGCTTGTTACTTCTGTTAATTTATTTGCAAGCTCAGCATTCGTAACAACATACGGATGTTTACGCTCAATCGTTTCTTCTCCTGACGCTTTTCGCAAGTAGTGCTTTAATACAGGGCCTTCTTCTAACGTACCCAAATACTGATGTCCTGTACGTTCCGCCCATGCTTTTAAGTCAGCCTTTGAGCCTTTATCAGTTGCTTGCACCTCAAGCACTTGGCCTGCTTCCATCGTGTTCATCATTTTTTTTGTTCTCACGATTGGCATTGGACACGCCAAGCCTTTTGCATCTAACAATACATTCGCCTTCATCTGTTCCATGTCAAATCCCCCTTTATTCTACTTCTCCTGTCCATGCCAGCATACCGCCTTGCATGTTAATAACGTTAAAGCCTTTTCCTTCTAAAAACTGTACAGCGCTGGCACTTCTGCCGCCAGAACGACACACGACAATGTATTCTTTTCTGCTGTCAAGTTCATACATACGGAATTCAATCCAACCAAGCGGCAGATTTACCGCACCAGGTATTTTTCCTTCTGCGACTTCCGCAACTTCACGAACGTCGAGAATGTTTAAACTCTTACCTTGTTTTAATAATGTCTCAACCTCTTGCGGCGTAATTTCTCTCATCTCAACCACTCCCTCTTTAGCTCCAGGCGCTCATGCCGCCTTTTACATTTGTAATGTTTTGAAAGCCTTGTTTTTTGAGTAACCTACATGCTTTACTGCTTCTCATACCGCTTTGACAAATAACGATGATTTCCTTCTCTTTGGACAATCCGGCTACTTTGTTTGGCAACTGCTGCAGCGGAATATTTTGAAAGCCTCGGATGCTGTTTGCTTTAAACTCACTAGGTGTACGAACATCAATATATTGCTTGTTTCGATGATTTAATTGTTGTTTTAAATCCAATGCGGAGATCTGTTTTATTCCTTTTGTTGGTAGCATTCCCTGGACAAAGAAGATGATGATGAGCACAAAAATCCCATATATAAGGTAATCCATGTTATCCCCCCTAAGGTATCTTAAATGAATAAGTTTACGTTGCCTTCTTCAGCATCTGCCAAATACGCAGCTACACCAGCATAATCAATACTGTCAAGTAATTCTTCTTTTTGTAAACCTAATAAGTCCATTGTCATTGTACAAGCAACCAGTTTTATATCCTGCTCCTGCGCCATTTCAATTAGATTTGAAAGTGGCAATGCATTGTGCTTTTTCATAACATCTTTAATCATTTTTGGACCAAACCCAGCAAAGTTCATTTTAGATAGTCCCATATTTTCAGCACCACGTGGCATCATCTTGCCAAACATTTTTTCCATAAATCCTTTTTTAAGCGGTACATGTTCGTCTTTACGAAGGGCGTTCAAGCCCCAGAAGGTGTGAAAAATTGTAACCTCGTGGTCATATGCAGCTGCTCCGTTTGCAATGATATAAGCTGCCATTGCTTTGTCATAGTCTCCGCTAAATAATACAATCGTTGTTTTTTTCTTTGCCTCCATAGTTCCCTCTCCTTTTATACCTATATGGGTATATTTATTTTAAAAATTTTTATACTTTTTGAATTCAAAATTTAAATATACCGTGTTCTTCTTCATGCTTTACAAGTGTGTGTCCACAGGACTTTGCCCATGCAGCAAGATTATTGTAAGAACCTTTATCTGTCGCATGCACTTCTAGTACCTGCCCCGCTGTCAGTTTACTCATTGCTTTTTTTGTTTTTATAATTGGCATTGGGCATGCCAATCCTTTTGCATCTAATAGCTTATCTGCTTTCATAATGATAACCCCTTATTTTTACCTGTGGGGGTATTATAAAAACATAATGTACCTTGTCTATATGTTTTATCGACTTTTCACCAATAAACCGACAGCTTCTTGAATCAAATCATCGGTTTTGTCACCATTTTTCTCCGCCTCTATTACGCACTCTACAAGATGGGAGCTTACAACGACTCCTATCGTTTTATCAACTGCAGATCGCACAGCAGACAGCTGCGTAATAACATCTTTGCAGTCTTTCCCTTCTTCCATCATTTTCAGGATGCCTCGGAGCTGACCTTCCATACGCTTTACCCTGTTTTTCATTTGGGCATTATATTTCATATGATGACGCTCCTTTCTACATCAGTAATTTTGCTTACACGCTTATAATATACCCCTTAAGGTATATTGTCAATTATATATTTACAAAAAGATTTTGTTAAAGTTCGTTGTTGATTTCCGTTACGGGGGTTCGCTTTCCATGGGCGGTCAGAGAGCCTCCTTGGCGCTATACATCTGCTAGGTCTCCATTTGATTTCCTTTTCCCGCAGGAGTCTCCTATCTTCACTTCCACCAACAAGCGCAAATACCCTTAACGCATTCAAAAGAAAAAGCAACTGTTTCTACAGCTGCTTTTGGTAACAAATAAATGCGATTGCTTTTGTAAATCCTTCATCCATATACAGTTTTGTTGCATGCTCATTTTCTGCATTCACACTGAGAAGAGCATTCTGTAGGCCGATCGTATGGCCGAATGACAGAGCAACGCGAAGCAGTTGCCTGCCGAGTCCTTTTCCTTGATAAGAAGGAATAATGGCCAGTGGACCAATGCCCAAATGTGGTGCACCATTGTGTTCTTCTTTATATGTTCGTATAAGACCCACTGGTTTCTTGTTATGATATAAAAGAAATGTGCCTCCTTCAATGGTGTCTTCTCTTTGACGCGTCTTCGCTACCTCTTCTGGTGTAATAGGTGTTTCCGAACCTGAAAGTTTGGCAAACCCAGCATTTCGTACCGTACAATAATCTGCCTCATCTTGTCCAAACGCAAACGTTTTTAATGTATACTCCTCGGGGATTACTGGTGTAGACACTTCTGCTGTTGTTCGTTCCAAACCGTATGCATAACGCTCTATCTCAAACGATAAAGCTTCTACAGCTTGGCGAAGCGTTTGGTTATGTTCTGGTACGAAAAGAAACAGCTTATCCAGCCCTTTTGCATGAGGCAAGATTGCCTGAAATAAGCCTTCATATGCCTCTTGTGATGCCGCGTGAAAAATACGAAATCGACTTCTGTTGCCTCTTTTCAAATACTCATTTACTAAAAGAGAAGCAGTGCCGATAATCTGCTCCTTCTCGTCAACTGCAATGTAAGTCGGATTTTCAGCGTTCACTACAAACTGTGCCAATTCTTCATCGACTAAAAAGGAATCATCTAAGGTATGGCGTTGTTCTTTGCAGTAGCTAAGAAACGCATCTATTTCACTAGTATGTAATGGTTTTATTTTCATATAAGCTCCTCCTGACTAGGCATAAACTTATATTTCGAAATAGAGGTTCACAAATCCTGCAAATAAAACAAATGGGAAATGTGTATAATATGGACACCTTTTACAATCTTATTTCTTATTCAACCCTTGCTTTATAACAAATTCTTTCATATACATCCGCACAGGTTTCGCAAGCATACGTGCCATCTGTCCTGTCCATGTATCTGCGCGTGCC belongs to Ectobacillus sp. JY-23 and includes:
- a CDS encoding DMT family transporter — translated: MNTKLLGAVCLSLAAALWGGTYVVSKHMLHTVPPFTLMWLRYLVAFLCLFIVMRSAKDKVERIDKRSWLLLAWIGFIGYFVSIALQFVGTKLSDAHTGALLTSATPAFVVVFARIILKEALTIRKVVSTIMATFGVIVVVGWNGGTAASITGMILLVGAAVTWALLSVYVKLASVTLSSLTITTYAIFFAWLFTTPMMVAEYITTNITFTMSMLPGIFYLGIASTAAAFFLWNKGMELMDAGIGSLFFFLQPLVGSLLGWLLLDETISISFFSGGVLILLGVLIATYVPQKTAPQKAEHV
- a CDS encoding sulfite exporter TauE/SafE family protein, with amino-acid sequence MDATFIIVIFSIGFIGSYISGMLGIGGSIIKYPMLLYIPPLFGIAAFSAYEVSGISAIQVFFATIGGVWTYRKGGYLNKTLIGYMGASILIGSFVGGYGSRFMTESGINVTYGTLALIAAIMMFVPKKNVDDIPFDQVTFNKWVAAILAFIVGVGSGIVGAAGAFLLVPIMLVVLKIPTRMTIASSLAITFISSIGATVGKITTGQIDYGPAFIMVIASLLASPVGAMAGKKMNTKVLQVILAILIAATAIKIWTDML
- a CDS encoding sulfurtransferase TusA family protein, encoding MEVKQVLDAKGLACPMPIIKTKKAINELQIGEVLEIHATDKGAKNDLTAWAKSGGHTLLQHTEENGIFKFWIQKG
- a CDS encoding MBL fold metallo-hydrolase, giving the protein MTVHVMTTKEVTKKVFNKEKLFVLDVRNEGDFNDWKIEGANFSYLNVPYFELLDGVEEILDRIPTDQEVLVVCAKEGSSIMVAEMLSEAGLTVSYLKGGMKAWSEHLEPVKIGDLKNGGEIYQFVRIGKGCLSYMVISNGEAAIIDATRMTDVYLDFANSLHAKIVHVFDTHLHADHISGGRVIAEKTNATYWLPPKDAEEVVFSYQPLEDGTVVTIGDTAIDIHALYSPGHTIGSTSFVVDGQFLLTGDILFIDSIGRPDLAGKAEDWVDDLRESLYKRYKELSADLLVLPAHFMIIEELKEDGSVSEKLGVLYAQNHGLNIADQNEFRKLVTENLPPQPNAYQEIRQTNMGKITPDEEQQREMEIGPNRCAVR
- a CDS encoding sulfurtransferase TusA family protein; translated protein: MEQMKANVLLDAKGLACPMPIVRTKKMMNTMEAGQVLEVQATDKGSKADLKAWAERTGHQYLGTLEEGPVLKHYLRKASGEETIERKHPYVVTNAELANKLTEVTSIVVLDVREAAEYAFKHIPNAVSIPLGELENRMHELNKSNEIFVVCRTGNRSDLAAQKLIENGFTHVVNVIPGMSQWSGKTTGVTN
- a CDS encoding rhodanese-like domain-containing protein; this encodes MREITPQEVETLLKQGKSLNILDVREVAEVAEGKIPGAVNLPLGWIEFRMYELDSRKEYIVVCRSGGRSASAVQFLEGKGFNVINMQGGMLAWTGEVE
- a CDS encoding rhodanese-like domain-containing protein — encoded protein: MDYLIYGIFVLIIIFFVQGMLPTKGIKQISALDLKQQLNHRNKQYIDVRTPSEFKANSIRGFQNIPLQQLPNKVAGLSKEKEIIVICQSGMRSSKACRLLKKQGFQNITNVKGGMSAWS
- a CDS encoding DsrE/DsrF/DrsH-like family protein, which encodes MEAKKKTTIVLFSGDYDKAMAAYIIANGAAAYDHEVTIFHTFWGLNALRKDEHVPLKKGFMEKMFGKMMPRGAENMGLSKMNFAGFGPKMIKDVMKKHNALPLSNLIEMAQEQDIKLVACTMTMDLLGLQKEELLDSIDYAGVAAYLADAEEGNVNLFI
- a CDS encoding sulfurtransferase TusA family protein encodes the protein MKADKLLDAKGLACPMPIIKTKKAMSKLTAGQVLEVHATDKGSYNNLAAWAKSCGHTLVKHEEEHGIFKF
- a CDS encoding metal-sensitive transcriptional regulator, with product MKYNAQMKNRVKRMEGQLRGILKMMEEGKDCKDVITQLSAVRSAVDKTIGVVVSSHLVECVIEAEKNGDKTDDLIQEAVGLLVKSR
- a CDS encoding GNAT family N-acetyltransferase — its product is MKIKPLHTSEIDAFLSYCKEQRHTLDDSFLVDEELAQFVVNAENPTYIAVDEKEQIIGTASLLVNEYLKRGNRSRFRIFHAASQEAYEGLFQAILPHAKGLDKLFLFVPEHNQTLRQAVEALSFEIERYAYGLERTTAEVSTPVIPEEYTLKTFAFGQDEADYCTVRNAGFAKLSGSETPITPEEVAKTRQREDTIEGGTFLLYHNKKPVGLIRTYKEEHNGAPHLGIGPLAIIPSYQGKGLGRQLLRVALSFGHTIGLQNALLSVNAENEHATKLYMDEGFTKAIAFICYQKQL